The DNA segment AGGCGTATGGATGCTCGCCGGCATGTTTTTCGAAACACTCAGACCATATCTCAAGCTGGCTTTCGGGCCGCATTTCCATGAAACTTCTCGGATAGCCGTTTTTCGAGTTAAGATCGGCCGCGGAATCCGTTTCCTCCCACCCGCAGTCATGTTCCCTTATCGCAAGCATCACTTCATCTCTAGGAGCGATGGTCTCGAAATCATCATTGCCCCAGAAATCCATTATTCTTGAAGAAAGAAAAGCGTGATTTGGCTGCGTTATGAGCGTCCACCCCTTATCGGATTCCCTTCTTATCATAATCCGTATCCTCAGTCTGCATCGAATATTTTTTCGCCGGGCAGAATGTTTCCCGGATCAAAACGCCGTTTTATGTTCTTCATAAGAAAAAGCGCCTCTCCAAAATCTCCCCACGCTTTTATCCTCTCCCTGAGTTCGCGGCGGACCCCCGAGAACATGATACGGCCCTCGAGCGAATCGGCAAGATTCTCAAGAGAATGTGCCGCCCTGACAGCCTCTTCATCTCCACCGCTTACCGAAACAAGCGCAACCCCTCTGGCGGGCCTCGAAAGGCAGCGCACTGTGACCCCCGAGAGTGCCGGATTGCTCTCAATATCGGAGAGAATCTCGATTGAGGCAGTTACGGGGAGGGTGAGCTTCGAGGAAAAACTTGCCCCGGACGGAAACGGAAATTCCCTTGCCGAATCCCATAACTCCTGTGAATCCTGATTGTCCATCTCGATGAAGGAGGCAAAATCACCAGAGGTTATCTCGCTCACCTGTTTTATCTGCTCGATAACTGCCTCTTCGAAGCTGTCGAATCTAAGCAGGATACTTCTTTTAGCCCCCGGTGCCGCCGCAAATTCCGAAGAGAGTTCCTCGTCAAGTATTTCAAAGCATGTGGGAACAACATCCGCAGCAAGTATCGCTCCGGCTGCCCGGGAACAGGAAACATGATTGTCAAAACCCAGAACCAGGGTTCTTGAGAATTGCTGGCGTGGGTATAATCTGAAAGTCGCTTCCGCCAATACACACAGGGTGCCGAGCGAACCTGCCATAAGCTTGGGAATATCATAACCCGCTACGTTTTTAACTACTTTCCCTCCCAAGTTTATGATCTCACCGTCAGCCCTCACGGCCCTGACTCCCAAGACAAGCTCTCTACACGTGCCGTATCTGGTGCTCATTGGACCGCAAAGATTCGTCGACAAAAGCCCCCCCACAGTGGCTCCGGAGTCAAGACCGGGCGGATCCACGGGAAAAAGCTGGTTTTCGCGCCCAACTGCATTCTGAAACTCTCTCACCTCCATCCCGCATTCGACCGTGGAAACCATGTCAGAAGGCTCATGAAACAGAAGCCTGCCGAGACGCTTGAGTGAAAGCGCCGCGCCGACCGCGCCGACCGGGTTGCCGAGAAAAAGCTTGGTGCCCCCCGCAAAAGGAAAAACACGGATGCCCTTCTGTGAAGCAAATCCGAGGACCCGGGATATCTCCTCGACGGTTTCGGGATAGAGAATTACTTCGGGAGAGAAGCCGAATTCGGGAACATCTAAACCCGTATCCCCGGAAACGGGAACATGGGAAGCTGAAACCATCTTGGAGAGTTCTGTTACGTGAGACATCCTTTTTTCAAACCAACGGATCGTTAAACCTTGAACACGGGCCCCGCTCTACTAGAAAAGCTCCCCCATTTCCTTCGCGGGAGCAGTTTCGGAACCTCGTTTTTGCATCCCGGGCTCAACGCACGTTCTAGGAGTCGGGAACACCTTGCCGGGATTGCAGAGCCCCTCTTCGTCAAAAGCGCACCGCACGAGATTCATCGTGTCTATTTCCTGTTCGCTGAACATAAGCGGAAGAAACATCTTCTTATCAAAACCCACACCGTGTTCTCCCGTAATACTGCCGCCGACATCAACGCATACCCTGAGAATTTCGCCGGAAAGTTCCTCGGCTTTCTCGGATTCCCCCTCAACTTCGGGATCATAAAGCACCAGCGGATGAAGATTCCCGTCTCCCGCATGAAAGACGTTAGCAACCCGAAGACCGTACCGTCTGCCGAGCTCCCCTATCTCTCCAAGCACCCTAGCCAAGCTGCTCCTGGGAATTACGCCGTCCTGTACATAGTATCCGGGACTTATTTTCCCCATGGCGGCAAAAGCGCTTTTACGCCCCTTCCAGAAAAGCTGTCTCTCGTTTTCATCCGCCGCCAGCTTTATTTCAATCGCACCGTTTTCCCGAAGTATCCCGGTTACGGCAGGAACCTGTGCGCTAACCTCTGCCCCGGGTCCGTCAAGCTCCACGAGAAGAATGGCTCCTGCGTCCCTGGGGTATCCGGCACCTACCGTGGTTTCCACGGCGTTTATGCTGAGATTGTCCATGATTTCCATTCCCGCGGGAATAACCCCGGAAGAAATGATCGCGGAAACCGACGCCCCGGCGTCCTCGATTCTCTCAAACGAGGCAAGAAGAGTTTTAACCATCTGAGGTTTTTTTATTATTCTCAAAAAGACCTTGGTCACTATGCCCAAGAGCCCCTCGCTTCCGACCACAAGCGAAAGAAGATCATATCCGAGACTCTCCGGGGTAGGACCTCCAAGCGTGACCACTGCTCCGTCGGGCAGAACCATCTCCACTCCGAGCACATGGTTGGTCGTGACTCCATACTTAAGACAATGAACTCCACCAGAATTCTCCGCGACATTGCCCCCTATTGTGCACACGATCTGGCTTGAAGGATCGGGAGCGTAGTAAAATCCCTCGGCACTCACGGCATCGGTTACGGAAATATTGACCACTCCGGGCTCGACCACAACAACGCGGTTCGGGATATCCACGTCAAGAATCCTGTTCATTCTTGAAAGTGATACCACTATTCCCTCGCGACTGGGAAGAGCGCCGCCAGAGAGGCCGGTTCCCGCCCCTCTCGGAACAAAAGGAATCTTCTCGCGATTGCAGAGTTTTACAACTAGGGAGACTTCCTCCGCACTTGAAGGGAGAACAACGAAAAGAGGTGTTACCCTGTATCCCGTAAGCCCGTCGCTTTCATAAGCGATCAGCTCATCCTTGGCTGATATAACCGCCCCGGCTCCCAGGATTCCCACAAGTTCCGAGGCGATACGGGATTTCCATCTGTCGGTTCTTTTTACAGCTTGCGAGTCCATCGTTAAACTTATAGTATATCGGAACCCGGGGAACGCGAAAAATTGACTGAAACCATCAAAGAAACCGATCCGCTCGTATTTGATAAGCTATCCGAATGTCTTAAGGGCGGAGGGGTGATCGTATACCCGACCGAAACTCTCTACGGGATCGGCTGTCTTGCGTTTGATCGGGAGGCCTGCCGGAGAATAGTAAGGATAAAACAAAGATCCGGAGGCGAGGGCCTTATAGTCCTCGTAAGTGATGAGGAGATGCTTGATCGTCACTTCCATGTTCCCGGCGACCTGCTCGAAAGATACTCCCGCAGCCAAAAACCCCTAACGCTCATACTGCATCCGAAATCCGTTTTCCCACAAGAGGTGTCGGGAGGAAGAGACTCGGTCGCGGCAAGAATCTCCACTTCCCCTTTCGCAAAAGAGATCCTTCGTCGCGTGGGAGAACCCGTAACCTCTACGAGCGCGAACATAAGCGGCAGGGGCAACTCAAACCGGTTTGCTGATATCCGCAGGGATTTTCCGAGCGGGATTGATGTTATCGTTGATTCTGGTAACCTTCCACCCTCAATGGGTTCAGCGATAGTGAACCTGACGACCACGTCACCCGAGATTATCAGAGAGGGCGATCTTTCCGTAACCGAAATAGAGAAGATTCTTCATGGCTGAAATACAACCTTTCAGAGGTATAAGATACAGCAAGGAAGCGGTCGAGGACTTCGCGAAAGTCATCGCTCCTCCCTATGACGTAATAAGCCCGCAGCAACGCGAGGAACTCTTCGCCAAAAGTCTTTTTAACGCCGTGAGAATTGAACTGCCCGAAGGAGAAGGCAAGCAGCGTTATCAAAATGCGAATGAAATCTATTCGAAGTGGCTTCGCGACAAGGTGCTCATAAGGGATGACGAGCCTTCAATTTACCCTTACTACCAGAATTTCGAGTTCGAAGGGCAACGCTACACAAGAAAAGGGTTCATAGCGAACCTAAAGGTTGAAGATTTCGACAAGAAAATCGTTCTGCCACATGAACAGACTTTCAGAAAACACAAGGAAGACCGGCTGGCGCTCACAGTCGCATGCAACTCCAACCTGAGCCAGATCTTCTGCGTCTATCCCGACGCCTCGGGAGAGGTCGAGGAAGATGTAGATAAAAATATCGGAGAGCCGCTTGTGGACGTCATCTTTGAGGAAGGAATAAGAAATACTCTCTGGAAGATATCCGACCCGAAAATCATAGAACGCGTAAAAAGCCGCCTCGCGGACAAATCCATCCTGATCGCAGACGGTCACCACCGTTATGAAACCTCGATAAACTTCAGAGACCTGAAGAGAAGAGAAACGGGGGAAAACTCAGGACAGATGCCCTGGGACTACGTAATGACCTATCTCTCGCGCGGAGAAGGCCAGGGACTTATAATTAACCCCACTCACAGGATAGCAAGAAAAGTCGGAGATAACCTGATTGACAATCTGCGGGAAGATTTCCAAGTCGAGAGAATTGCGCTTGAGCGCTCGCTTGATCTCGGCCCGGACCAGATATCCGTTGTAACCAAGGACCCCGAGAGAACCTTCAGGCTTACTCCCAAGACGGCGCGTGAAAAAGACTATGAGAACCTCGCCGTGATAATTCTTCACAGCCAAGTGTTCGGAGCACTGATAGAAGAAGACAAGGCGGGTGTACGATACTCCAAGTTCCCAGAAGAAGTAT comes from the Candidatus Dadabacteria bacterium genome and includes:
- a CDS encoding FAD-binding oxidoreductase, encoding MSHVTELSKMVSASHVPVSGDTGLDVPEFGFSPEVILYPETVEEISRVLGFASQKGIRVFPFAGGTKLFLGNPVGAVGAALSLKRLGRLLFHEPSDMVSTVECGMEVREFQNAVGRENQLFPVDPPGLDSGATVGGLLSTNLCGPMSTRYGTCRELVLGVRAVRADGEIINLGGKVVKNVAGYDIPKLMAGSLGTLCVLAEATFRLYPRQQFSRTLVLGFDNHVSCSRAAGAILAADVVPTCFEILDEELSSEFAAAPGAKRSILLRFDSFEEAVIEQIKQVSEITSGDFASFIEMDNQDSQELWDSAREFPFPSGASFSSKLTLPVTASIEILSDIESNPALSGVTVRCLSRPARGVALVSVSGGDEEAVRAAHSLENLADSLEGRIMFSGVRRELRERIKAWGDFGEALFLMKNIKRRFDPGNILPGEKIFDAD
- a CDS encoding FAD-binding protein produces the protein MDSQAVKRTDRWKSRIASELVGILGAGAVISAKDELIAYESDGLTGYRVTPLFVVLPSSAEEVSLVVKLCNREKIPFVPRGAGTGLSGGALPSREGIVVSLSRMNRILDVDIPNRVVVVEPGVVNISVTDAVSAEGFYYAPDPSSQIVCTIGGNVAENSGGVHCLKYGVTTNHVLGVEMVLPDGAVVTLGGPTPESLGYDLLSLVVGSEGLLGIVTKVFLRIIKKPQMVKTLLASFERIEDAGASVSAIISSGVIPAGMEIMDNLSINAVETTVGAGYPRDAGAILLVELDGPGAEVSAQVPAVTGILRENGAIEIKLAADENERQLFWKGRKSAFAAMGKISPGYYVQDGVIPRSSLARVLGEIGELGRRYGLRVANVFHAGDGNLHPLVLYDPEVEGESEKAEELSGEILRVCVDVGGSITGEHGVGFDKKMFLPLMFSEQEIDTMNLVRCAFDEEGLCNPGKVFPTPRTCVEPGMQKRGSETAPAKEMGELF
- a CDS encoding threonylcarbamoyl-AMP synthase: MSEPGEREKLTETIKETDPLVFDKLSECLKGGGVIVYPTETLYGIGCLAFDREACRRIVRIKQRSGGEGLIVLVSDEEMLDRHFHVPGDLLERYSRSQKPLTLILHPKSVFPQEVSGGRDSVAARISTSPFAKEILRRVGEPVTSTSANISGRGNSNRFADIRRDFPSGIDVIVDSGNLPPSMGSAIVNLTTTSPEIIREGDLSVTEIEKILHG
- a CDS encoding DUF1015 domain-containing protein, which gives rise to MAEIQPFRGIRYSKEAVEDFAKVIAPPYDVISPQQREELFAKSLFNAVRIELPEGEGKQRYQNANEIYSKWLRDKVLIRDDEPSIYPYYQNFEFEGQRYTRKGFIANLKVEDFDKKIVLPHEQTFRKHKEDRLALTVACNSNLSQIFCVYPDASGEVEEDVDKNIGEPLVDVIFEEGIRNTLWKISDPKIIERVKSRLADKSILIADGHHRYETSINFRDLKRRETGENSGQMPWDYVMTYLSRGEGQGLIINPTHRIARKVGDNLIDNLREDFQVERIALERSLDLGPDQISVVTKDPERTFRLTPKTAREKDYENLAVIILHSQVFGALIEEDKAGVRYSKFPEEVFENVHNGEFEAGFLLPKLKSEDIFKVVLDGTKMPHKTTYFYPKILSGLIFNPLWR